A genomic stretch from Clavelina lepadiformis chromosome 5, kaClaLepa1.1, whole genome shotgun sequence includes:
- the LOC143458856 gene encoding uncharacterized protein LOC143458856 isoform X2 produces MTSPNTSSPSKHIMISYNWSDSKELAHKINDRLSDAGYQVWIDKEQMKGDMYEMMGRAVNNAHVVLMFTSSNYERSANCQSEANYAKDLKKKIIPIRVQKEYEPNPKIGMMTAGLLYYNFSKGSFDDNFKELLHEIESIPGIEMTRKVETKLHKMKIAEAPESIPGIEMTRKVETKLQKMKIAEAPGQSDEILIIGGLGCQQSVVKFNTKTKR; encoded by the exons ATGACATCACCAAAC ACTTCCAGCCCAAGCAAGCACATCATGATCAGCTACAACTGGAGTGACTCGAAGGAGCTGGCGCATAAG ATCAATGATCGTTTGTCTGATGCTGGGTACCAGGTTTGGATCGACAAGGAACAGATGAAAGGAGATATGTACGAAATGATGGGCCGAGCTGTTAACAACGCTCACGTGGTTCTGATGTTCACTTCTTCCAACTACGAGAGAAGTGCTAATTGCCAGAGTGAAGCGAACTATGCAAAAGACCTGAAGAAGAAAATTATCCCAATTCGTGTCCAGAAAGAATACGAACCAAACCCCAAAATTG GCATGATGACAGCAGGCTTGCTCTACTACAACTTCAGCAAAGGATCCTTCGATGACAACTTCAAAGAACTTCTTCATGAGATAG aatCCATTCCTGGTATCGAAATGACGAGAAAAGTGGAAACTAAActtcataaaatgaaaattgcagAAGCTCCCg aatCCATTCCCGGTATCGAAATGACAAGAAAAGTGGAAactaaacttcaaaaaatgaaaattgcagAAGCTCCCG GTCAGTCTGATGAGATACTTATCATTGGTGGATTGGGTTGTCAACAAAGTGTTGTAAAGTTCAACACCAAGACAAAGCGGTAG